Proteins co-encoded in one Candidatus Bealeia paramacronuclearis genomic window:
- a CDS encoding MFS transporter — translation MFTSRFSKVSILATIILMDLLAGTEFDLFVPSFPELQSHFNLSPFWVEALLSINFAGYCLSLFIVGGLADRYGRKPIILLGLLIFIIGSLLCLGTGCYPLLLGGRFLQGIGIAAPAILSFLIIADSYPLKQQQVLMAILNGVMNASVGAAPVLGSYITLYFHWEGNFTALLILGLLVFVMTVCFIPHHKQSENKAPLSLQGYIPIFQSKPLMLLIVNFVFLFVPYWIFVGMSPLLYMEDLGVSLSHFGYYQGGLALVFGLGSFLLGFIISRYDQKKMLTLSNQISIIAFICVAWVAFLETPGPLLITLAFVPFIIGQIIPSNLLYPLCLNMKPQFKGRITAAIQGGRLIFASLSLQIAGYFYQGSFENIGIIIAGFIFLSIVTLFLIIKKVYGFIYTPLT, via the coding sequence TTGTTTACAAGTAGATTTTCAAAGGTTTCAATTTTAGCCACCATCATTTTGATGGATCTTTTGGCCGGGACAGAATTTGATCTTTTTGTCCCCAGTTTTCCTGAACTACAAAGTCATTTTAATCTCTCTCCATTTTGGGTTGAAGCCTTACTCTCCATTAACTTTGCAGGCTATTGCCTAAGCCTCTTTATTGTGGGAGGGCTTGCTGATCGCTATGGCAGAAAACCCATCATCTTACTGGGTCTTTTGATTTTTATTATTGGAAGTCTCCTATGTTTAGGGACGGGATGCTATCCATTACTTCTTGGTGGAAGATTTCTTCAAGGCATAGGCATTGCTGCACCTGCAATCCTCAGCTTTTTAATTATTGCGGATAGTTATCCCCTCAAACAACAACAAGTCTTAATGGCGATCTTAAATGGCGTCATGAACGCCTCTGTGGGGGCAGCACCTGTGCTGGGGAGCTATATCACTCTCTATTTTCATTGGGAGGGAAATTTTACTGCGCTTCTTATTTTAGGGCTGTTGGTGTTCGTAATGACTGTGTGTTTTATCCCTCATCATAAACAATCTGAAAATAAAGCCCCCCTCTCCCTTCAAGGATATATACCGATATTCCAATCAAAACCCCTCATGCTTTTGATCGTGAATTTTGTCTTTTTATTTGTGCCCTATTGGATTTTTGTGGGGATGTCACCCCTCCTTTATATGGAAGATTTGGGAGTCAGCCTTTCCCACTTTGGTTATTATCAAGGGGGATTGGCCTTGGTTTTTGGGCTCGGAAGCTTTCTTTTGGGTTTCATTATATCACGCTACGATCAGAAGAAAATGCTCACCCTTTCCAACCAAATCTCTATCATCGCTTTCATTTGTGTGGCTTGGGTCGCTTTTCTGGAGACCCCAGGTCCACTTCTGATTACACTTGCTTTTGTCCCCTTTATTATCGGCCAGATTATCCCCAGTAATTTACTCTACCCCTTATGTCTTAATATGAAGCCACAATTCAAGGGACGAATAACCGCTGCCATTCAAGGGGGGCGCCTTATTTTTGCATCACTCAGTCTTCAGATTGCGGGCTATTTTTATCAAGGGTCCTTTGAAAATATCGGAATCATTATCGCAGGCTTTATTTTTCTGAGCATCGTGACTCTCTTTTTAATCATCAAAAAGGTGTACGGGTTCATATATACTCCTTTAACTTGA
- a CDS encoding calcium-binding protein — protein MSKKSGSDKTRSHQTLPSNSTPGGKTNCTPSATKPASKPAPALPSKNTAPAALPFKDGDEKVSLTSHCLTLDNLIKNSEGGNHNYGIKSVDSCKIVSTCGKTITTDWKSPKVFDSKNHEACIKVYVDNDHTKCATLTIKNDGCQTLSDPNHLFDSIDKGNVQCIVGYTVQDGQGHKDCSTQTITITGSNQCHVALSDGNESKTLNEDQVYNITTHSVGLTNLLLNTSGGSGSGYQVKSIDSVTITTSSGEKTVTTDLTSQKLFSNNPSGINIKIYAGGDTSQWATLHIDANGNETFSDPNHLFNYLRGGDKIQLVVGYTVKDSLGNTDISTDTLTITGLDDCPAVVANQSQLSQGTNEDATTPVMGKIVFSDPDYGENPVTIDSVTLASSSVPSGATALSVTSATSSQIVTNYGTLIMGSDGSYKFTVNNTIANQLAQGDKVILKFNVDPHDKGEVVAGCDGAGGSCPPGVLTITIDGKDDCPAVVATQSQLSQGTNEDAITPVTGKIVFSDPDHGENPVTIDGVTLVGGKVNNSPISVSDSDPNGLVVKTAYGTLTMKPDGTYSFLVDNAGTNFLNDGDKLVLTFNVDPHDKGEGAAGCDGTGGSCPPGVLTIIIDGKTDCKITFDCGDGSGKLAQGLDDESTSMATGNLIADSHAHDSDADPLQVQSVTLGTVSNFTSTSLTTGGVETIKIFDIHSNLVGTLAITLSGINAGHYAWTNGPAAEDLSVGAHVFDFSYVLADSAGTNACTATGDLKVTVTGDDQCQISFGNFEGRDAAPLDYYNGAIYGAVDDEAGSNVSGNVITDSGAKDSDNNPVQVASVTLVAPTATNGLTTGFTASLDATQPAGHQVLDVFYNTVLIGKLDVTLSSGDYVWTNTADAEGLPEGANKLGFTFNLNDGSGSDDCTASIQLNVAINGDAPCVMTLKSENLGVSTDDDIHQGTDGVTVIPNISGNFITDSGAVDSDPTDQIVVQSVALSSTLPSDLSQSSADSTNTTTGDAIHTITISDVSGVVGTLSVDMKTGDYNWVNGPEAEKLPEGANAFAFKYVVADANANADDCNPVEGSMNITVTGDAPCVITLGKPGSEVDDENGSTASGNFLTGASDSDNDFVVLKSVDLSSTLPSGLSQETLDSTDSKTGDAIHTITISDVSGVVGTLSVDMKTGDYNWVNGPEAEKLPEGANAFAFKYVVADANANADDCNPVEGSMNITVTGDAPCVITLGKPGSEVDDENGSTASGNFLTGASDSDNDFVVLKSVDLSSTLPSGLSQETLDSTDSKTGDAIHTITISDVSGVVGTLSVDMKTGDYNWVNGPEAEKLPEGANAFAFKYVVADANANADDCNPVEGSMNITVTGDDQCQISFGNFEGRDAAPLDYYNGAIYGAVDDEAGSNVSGNVITDSGAKDSDGDAVHVASASATNLPTGFTASLDATQPAGHQVLDVFYNTVLIGKLDVTLSSGDYVWTNTADAEGLPEGANKLGFTFNLNDGSGSDDCTASIQLNVAINGDAPCVMTLKSENLGVSTDDDIHQGTDGVTVIPNISGNFITDSGAVDSDPTDQIVVQSVALSSILPSDLSQSSADSTNTTTGDAIHTITIFDASGVVGTLTVDMTTGAYNWANGPEAEKLPEGANEFDFKFVIGDNQHDDPCSANGTLKVTVTGDDQCQITFGNFLEGQINSNLNGDTFTAQVNDDELGSGGSGNLVNFFGASDSDGDTIHVGDIKFNGATGFTSSVGTSTNPSGDSIKTILVYDSATQDASHLVGTLTVDLTTGAASWANGAGAEDLAVGAHVFGFDIFFNDGSGSDDCTKHGTLDIKITGDEACVMTLTADTLNVSTDDDVATAINGHNIDGNLIVDSGAVDSDPTDQIVVQSVGLTSAVPSGWSVTPSDSTDTTTGDAIHTITISDGSGVVGTLTVDMKTGAYNWVNGPEAEKLPEGANPFHFAFVIADNQHDDPCSANGTLKITVTGDDQCQITLGNFPPATASSVYSDGVVSDKAIEDEVTSGVSANFIAQSGAQDSDGDAVHVASVTLVAPTATNGLTTGFTATMDPIQPAGHQVLDVLYNSVLIGKLDVTLSSGDYVWTNTADAEGLPEGANKLGFTFNLNDGSGSDDCTASGQLNITITGDNDCPVLDPNNTTLTNFGPEHLADGTNSAISKNNLFSNITTPSEHPNLTILSVNGITDGGPGDTNSSMDGHIKFDVFLNDPLSGHPIDAGTVDFNTTVGTYTFNVNSSAIAFLNGGDNPSWTFNYDVTNGFIENGAPCTVFDTLILSVNGITDNNSTFPLYHSAMNFLPTGFPLQGGLATVHTVEQAGSYFAGYSLNNYSTPFGMGGFIHDHYFSGGYQTSGNGTSENDIIYAHDATTVHGNGGNDFLVALPGGTSGVILYGDSGNDVLIGGAGGDNLYAGTGGCFLSGGAGNDTLHGGSGNDMMLGGLGNDVLFAGAGVDTLDGGAGNDYIVGSQSATGHDLFYGGVGNDLMVGSSSGNDVFVWDVRTPFSSTLGSLPSTTVMPGTSFSETSDVINNFNASNDLLRFEDVFDNSGVNAGGSVLDDSVNYSFGSANGYQIEEGTLDTSNGNFAVSSTGADLKLDFGVPATHGSVIIQNLAHTLNWDSTPSTTLSFANLDAALVAQGGHHLDVIL, from the coding sequence ATGTCTAAGAAATCTGGTTCCGATAAAACGCGCTCTCATCAAACTCTTCCTTCTAATTCAACGCCAGGGGGCAAAACAAACTGTACGCCCTCGGCCACGAAACCTGCGAGTAAGCCAGCTCCGGCGTTACCTTCCAAAAATACTGCTCCTGCAGCTCTCCCATTTAAGGATGGAGATGAAAAAGTTTCTCTCACGAGTCATTGCTTGACTTTGGATAATTTAATTAAGAATTCAGAGGGCGGGAATCATAATTATGGGATCAAGTCCGTTGATTCCTGTAAAATTGTTAGCACATGTGGAAAGACGATTACCACCGATTGGAAATCTCCCAAGGTATTCGATTCAAAAAATCATGAGGCTTGCATTAAGGTCTACGTGGATAATGATCATACAAAATGCGCCACGTTGACAATTAAGAATGACGGATGCCAGACGCTTTCTGATCCTAATCATCTCTTTGACTCCATCGATAAAGGAAACGTCCAATGCATTGTTGGCTATACAGTTCAGGATGGCCAAGGGCATAAAGACTGCTCAACACAAACAATTACAATTACAGGGTCAAACCAATGTCACGTGGCTTTGTCGGATGGGAATGAGTCAAAGACACTTAATGAAGATCAAGTTTATAATATTACAACACATTCTGTGGGCTTAACCAATCTTCTTCTCAATACATCAGGAGGAAGTGGCAGTGGATATCAAGTCAAGTCCATTGATTCTGTAACTATTACCACAAGCTCAGGAGAAAAGACGGTTACAACAGATCTTACTTCCCAAAAACTTTTTTCCAACAATCCCTCTGGAATCAACATCAAAATCTATGCCGGGGGCGATACGAGCCAGTGGGCAACTCTTCACATTGATGCCAACGGCAATGAGACCTTCTCAGATCCCAATCATCTTTTCAATTACCTCAGGGGCGGAGACAAAATACAGCTCGTGGTGGGATATACTGTGAAAGATTCTCTAGGAAATACAGATATCTCAACGGATACCCTCACGATTACGGGATTAGATGATTGTCCCGCTGTTGTTGCGAATCAAAGTCAACTCTCTCAAGGAACAAATGAAGATGCCACAACGCCAGTGATGGGAAAAATCGTCTTTTCGGATCCGGATTATGGCGAGAATCCTGTGACAATTGATAGCGTCACTTTGGCAAGTTCTTCTGTTCCTTCGGGAGCCACGGCCTTGAGTGTGACTTCCGCGACGAGTTCTCAGATTGTGACGAACTACGGAACGCTCATCATGGGGAGTGACGGGAGTTATAAATTTACTGTCAACAACACAATTGCCAATCAATTGGCGCAGGGGGACAAAGTCATTCTTAAGTTTAACGTCGATCCTCATGACAAAGGCGAGGTCGTTGCTGGCTGTGATGGTGCCGGAGGTAGCTGCCCTCCTGGCGTTTTAACTATCACAATTGATGGGAAGGATGATTGTCCCGCTGTTGTTGCCACTCAAAGTCAACTCTCTCAAGGAACAAATGAAGATGCCATAACGCCAGTGACTGGAAAGATCGTCTTCTCTGACCCCGACCATGGTGAAAATCCTGTGACAATTGATGGCGTCACTTTGGTGGGAGGGAAGGTAAACAACTCCCCCATTTCCGTTTCAGATTCAGATCCGAACGGACTTGTGGTGAAGACGGCCTATGGTACATTGACCATGAAACCCGATGGGACCTATAGCTTTTTGGTGGACAATGCCGGGACAAATTTCCTGAATGACGGAGATAAGCTCGTCCTCACATTTAACGTCGACCCTCATGACAAAGGCGAGGGCGCTGCTGGTTGTGATGGTACCGGAGGTAGTTGCCCTCCTGGCGTTTTAACTATCATCATTGATGGGAAGACAGACTGTAAGATTACATTCGATTGTGGAGACGGATCTGGAAAATTGGCTCAGGGATTAGATGATGAGTCAACCAGCATGGCAACGGGAAATCTGATTGCAGATTCTCATGCCCATGATAGTGACGCAGATCCTCTTCAGGTGCAGAGCGTGACCTTGGGCACAGTTAGTAATTTCACTTCCACCTCCTTAACTACGGGCGGTGTTGAGACAATTAAGATTTTTGACATCCACTCCAATCTGGTGGGAACTTTGGCGATCACCCTTTCAGGAATAAATGCTGGACATTATGCGTGGACGAATGGACCTGCCGCTGAAGATCTTTCTGTTGGAGCTCATGTATTTGATTTTAGTTACGTCCTGGCCGATAGCGCAGGGACTAATGCGTGTACCGCAACTGGTGACTTAAAAGTCACCGTTACAGGCGATGATCAATGCCAGATCAGTTTTGGGAACTTTGAGGGGAGAGATGCGGCGCCTCTTGATTATTATAATGGTGCCATTTATGGGGCTGTGGATGATGAAGCGGGTAGCAATGTTTCTGGTAACGTGATTACAGATTCCGGCGCTAAAGACAGTGATAATAATCCTGTTCAGGTGGCCAGTGTAACCCTGGTTGCCCCGACTGCCACCAATGGTCTGACAACAGGATTTACGGCCAGTCTGGATGCAACTCAACCTGCAGGTCATCAAGTGTTGGATGTGTTCTATAATACGGTTTTGATCGGCAAGTTGGATGTGACGCTTTCTTCGGGAGATTATGTCTGGACGAACACAGCGGATGCGGAAGGGTTGCCTGAAGGTGCCAATAAACTAGGCTTTACCTTCAATCTCAATGATGGCTCTGGCTCGGACGATTGCACCGCCAGCATTCAATTAAACGTTGCAATTAATGGAGATGCACCTTGTGTGATGACGCTGAAGAGTGAGAATCTTGGCGTCTCAACGGATGATGATATCCACCAGGGGACCGATGGTGTAACAGTTATTCCCAACATCAGCGGGAACTTCATCACCGATTCAGGCGCTGTGGATAGTGATCCTACGGATCAGATTGTTGTTCAGTCTGTGGCCTTGAGTTCGACATTGCCCTCTGACTTAAGTCAGTCGTCCGCGGATTCGACCAATACCACGACAGGTGATGCGATTCACACGATTACGATCTCCGATGTCAGTGGTGTTGTGGGAACGCTTTCGGTCGATATGAAAACCGGGGATTATAATTGGGTCAATGGACCTGAGGCCGAGAAGTTGCCTGAGGGCGCCAATGCATTTGCCTTTAAGTATGTGGTGGCCGATGCCAATGCCAACGCCGACGATTGCAATCCTGTTGAAGGATCGATGAACATCACGGTGACCGGGGATGCACCTTGTGTGATTACGTTGGGCAAGCCCGGGAGTGAGGTTGATGATGAGAACGGATCAACGGCTTCTGGAAACTTCCTGACAGGTGCCAGTGACAGCGATAATGACTTTGTTGTGCTGAAGTCAGTGGACTTGAGCTCGACATTACCCTCGGGTTTGAGTCAGGAGACCTTAGATTCGACCGATAGCAAGACAGGTGATGCGATTCACACGATTACGATCTCCGATGTCAGTGGTGTTGTGGGAACGCTTTCGGTCGATATGAAAACCGGGGATTATAATTGGGTCAATGGACCTGAGGCCGAGAAGTTGCCTGAGGGCGCCAATGCATTTGCCTTTAAGTATGTGGTGGCCGATGCCAATGCCAACGCCGACGATTGCAATCCTGTTGAAGGATCGATGAACATCACGGTGACCGGGGATGCACCTTGTGTGATTACGTTGGGCAAGCCCGGGAGTGAGGTTGATGATGAGAACGGATCAACGGCTTCTGGAAACTTCCTGACAGGTGCCAGTGACAGCGATAATGACTTTGTTGTGCTGAAGTCAGTGGACTTGAGCTCGACATTACCCTCGGGTTTGAGTCAGGAGACCTTAGATTCGACCGATAGCAAGACAGGTGATGCGATTCACACGATTACGATCTCCGATGTCAGTGGTGTTGTGGGAACGCTTTCGGTCGATATGAAAACCGGGGATTATAATTGGGTCAATGGACCTGAGGCCGAGAAGTTGCCTGAGGGCGCCAATGCATTTGCCTTTAAGTATGTGGTGGCCGATGCCAATGCCAACGCCGACGATTGCAATCCTGTTGAAGGATCGATGAACATCACGGTGACCGGGGATGATCAATGCCAGATCAGTTTTGGGAACTTTGAGGGGAGAGATGCGGCGCCTCTTGATTATTATAATGGTGCCATTTATGGGGCTGTGGATGATGAAGCGGGTAGCAATGTTTCTGGTAACGTGATTACAGATTCCGGCGCTAAAGACAGCGATGGAGATGCGGTTCATGTGGCCAGTGCGTCTGCGACAAACTTGCCAACAGGATTTACGGCCAGTCTGGATGCAACTCAACCTGCAGGTCATCAAGTGTTGGATGTGTTCTATAATACGGTTTTGATCGGCAAGTTGGATGTGACGCTTTCTTCGGGAGATTATGTCTGGACGAACACAGCGGATGCGGAAGGGTTGCCTGAAGGTGCCAATAAACTAGGCTTTACCTTCAATCTCAATGATGGCTCTGGCTCGGACGATTGCACCGCCAGCATTCAATTAAACGTTGCAATTAATGGAGATGCACCTTGTGTGATGACGCTGAAGAGTGAGAATCTTGGCGTCTCAACGGATGATGATATCCACCAGGGGACCGATGGTGTAACAGTTATTCCCAACATCAGCGGGAACTTCATCACCGATTCAGGCGCTGTGGATAGTGATCCTACGGATCAGATTGTTGTTCAGTCTGTGGCCTTGAGTTCGATATTGCCCTCTGACTTAAGTCAGTCGTCCGCGGATTCGACCAATACCACGACAGGTGATGCGATTCACACGATTACGATCTTCGATGCCAGTGGTGTTGTAGGAACACTGACGGTGGATATGACTACCGGGGCTTACAACTGGGCCAATGGACCTGAGGCCGAGAAGTTGCCTGAAGGCGCCAATGAGTTTGATTTCAAATTCGTGATTGGGGATAACCAACACGACGATCCTTGCAGTGCCAACGGGACATTAAAAGTCACCGTTACAGGAGATGACCAGTGCCAGATTACCTTTGGGAACTTCCTCGAGGGTCAGATAAACAGTAACCTCAACGGCGATACTTTCACAGCGCAAGTTAATGACGACGAGCTGGGCAGTGGTGGTTCCGGCAACCTGGTGAACTTTTTTGGTGCCAGCGACAGCGATGGAGACACGATCCACGTGGGCGACATCAAGTTCAATGGGGCGACTGGATTCACCTCAAGTGTCGGTACTTCTACAAATCCGTCTGGGGATTCGATCAAGACAATTCTAGTTTACGACAGTGCGACACAAGATGCGAGCCATTTGGTGGGAACGCTGACAGTGGATTTGACAACAGGTGCTGCCAGCTGGGCCAATGGGGCTGGGGCGGAGGATCTTGCCGTCGGCGCCCATGTCTTTGGTTTTGATATTTTCTTCAACGATGGTTCTGGATCGGACGACTGTACGAAACACGGGACTTTGGATATCAAGATTACAGGAGATGAGGCTTGTGTGATGACGCTAACGGCGGATACGCTTAATGTCTCAACGGATGATGATGTAGCGACCGCGATCAATGGTCACAACATCGATGGGAATCTAATTGTCGACTCAGGCGCTGTGGATAGTGATCCTACGGATCAGATTGTTGTTCAGTCTGTGGGTTTAACCTCTGCCGTGCCATCAGGTTGGAGTGTAACACCATCCGATTCAACCGATACCACGACAGGTGATGCGATTCATACAATTACGATCTCCGATGGTAGTGGTGTTGTAGGAACACTGACGGTGGATATGAAAACCGGGGCTTACAACTGGGTCAATGGACCTGAGGCGGAGAAGTTGCCAGAGGGCGCCAATCCGTTCCACTTTGCTTTTGTGATTGCGGATAACCAACACGACGATCCTTGCAGTGCCAACGGAACATTAAAAATCACGGTCACAGGCGATGACCAGTGCCAGATTACACTGGGGAACTTCCCTCCTGCGACAGCCTCCTCTGTTTACAGTGATGGTGTGGTTTCGGATAAAGCCATCGAGGACGAGGTCACCAGTGGTGTTTCCGCCAACTTCATTGCTCAGTCCGGCGCCCAAGACAGTGATGGAGATGCTGTTCATGTGGCCAGTGTAACCCTGGTTGCCCCGACTGCCACCAATGGTCTGACAACTGGATTTACAGCAACTATGGATCCAATTCAACCTGCAGGTCATCAAGTGTTGGATGTGTTGTATAACTCGGTTTTGATCGGCAAGTTGGATGTGACGCTTTCTTCGGGAGATTATGTCTGGACGAACACAGCGGATGCGGAAGGATTGCCTGAAGGTGCCAATAAACTAGGCTTTACCTTTAATCTCAATGATGGCTCTGGCTCGGACGATTGCACCGCCTCGGGTCAATTGAACATCACAATTACGGGAGACAACGATTGCCCTGTTTTGGATCCCAACAATACAACATTAACGAACTTTGGACCCGAGCATCTTGCGGATGGGACAAACTCGGCCATTAGTAAAAATAATCTTTTCTCCAATATCACAACACCTTCTGAGCACCCCAATTTGACAATTTTGAGTGTCAATGGGATTACGGATGGAGGGCCTGGGGATACGAATTCTAGCATGGACGGCCACATCAAGTTTGATGTCTTCCTCAACGATCCACTTTCTGGACATCCAATTGATGCGGGAACGGTAGACTTTAATACAACCGTCGGGACTTACACATTTAACGTCAACTCTTCGGCCATTGCTTTCTTAAATGGTGGAGACAATCCTTCTTGGACCTTCAATTATGACGTCACGAATGGATTTATCGAAAACGGAGCACCTTGCACAGTCTTTGATACGCTGATTTTAAGTGTGAATGGTATTACAGATAACAATTCCACCTTCCCACTTTATCACTCCGCTATGAATTTCTTGCCTACAGGATTCCCACTTCAAGGCGGGTTGGCAACTGTTCACACGGTTGAGCAGGCTGGAAGTTACTTTGCAGGATACTCTCTCAACAACTATTCCACTCCCTTTGGGATGGGTGGTTTCATACATGACCATTATTTCTCAGGGGGCTATCAGACATCTGGAAATGGAACCTCTGAAAATGACATCATTTATGCCCATGATGCCACAACCGTTCATGGCAACGGAGGAAATGACTTCTTGGTAGCGTTGCCTGGCGGAACTTCTGGAGTGATCCTTTACGGAGATTCTGGAAATGACGTCTTAATTGGAGGGGCAGGGGGAGACAATCTGTACGCTGGGACGGGGGGATGTTTCCTTTCTGGAGGTGCTGGAAATGATACTCTTCATGGTGGGTCCGGAAACGATATGATGTTGGGAGGTCTAGGCAACGATGTGCTCTTCGCCGGGGCTGGTGTAGATACTCTTGATGGTGGTGCCGGTAATGACTACATCGTTGGATCTCAGAGCGCTACCGGTCATGATCTCTTTTATGGTGGCGTTGGGAATGATTTAATGGTTGGAAGTTCCTCCGGCAATGATGTGTTTGTTTGGGACGTTCGAACACCATTCTCAAGCACTCTAGGAAGTCTTCCCAGCACGACCGTTATGCCCGGGACTAGTTTTTCTGAAACCAGCGACGTTATTAATAATTTCAATGCGTCTAATGATCTTTTGAGATTTGAGGATGTATTCGATAATAGTGGCGTAAATGCCGGGGGCTCTGTTTTGGATGACTCTGTGAATTATAGCTTTGGAAGTGCTAATGGATATCAGATTGAAGAAGGGACCCTGGATACCTCTAATGGAAACTTTGCCGTTAGTTCTACAGGCGCTGATCTCAAGCTTGATTTTGGTGTTCCTGCTACTCATGGCTCGGTCATTATTCAAAACCTTGCTCACACGTTGAATTGGGATTCGACACCTTCTACTACGTTGAGTTTTGCAAACTTGGATGCTGCGCTGGTGGCTCAGGGAGGGCACCATCTTGATGTGATACTTTAA